The genomic stretch TAACAAGTCGTCATGATGATTAAATAATCTTGCAGAATGAATAATTAGTGTGCAGCGATGTGGATATATCCGGGTTAAAACAACAGCAGGAATATCAGCTGGCACTACTACTGATACTACTGAGTCTATTTCCAGCCCGAACTGATCTCATAATGAGCATGCAGGCTATCCTTTTCTCTAAAAGAACTGTGTTGATATCAGCTGGCACAGACCGCAAATTCCAAGTTTGTGGGAACGCAAACGTATATAGTAGTTTTAATAGAGGCAACTTATATTAGTTAACTTAGTTACTGAATTCAATATCGATTCGGGTTAAAATAGAAGCGGTGGTGATATGTAGTCACACAATGGCGTAGATGTGACGCAAGTCAAGGTCGAAAAGAGTTGTAGTAGTTGAGTTGTGACATAGCCATCACGGATTTAAAGCGTAAATGTGCAGTAAACGTCTAATCATGAGAGAGGCGTCTCTACTCATGTGTGTACATACTGATGTCAGCTCGGCGGCGGATTTCTCACGTGACATCACCAAGTGCGATTGGGAATAGACTTAGGTAAGCATAGCGGGGCATCTGTCTGCATGTGGGCACTGTTGGGGAATCTCGACGGATAAGCGTTATCGCACGTGATTAGTTTGTACCTCTATATTTATGGTCATGGAACCTCTGTCAATGCAATCacctgggtgtcataaaaCACTGGACAGTGTGGCTAAGCACCCAATAGACGTTTCTAGCGACTACAGTAGCTTTTTTACATTGGTATGTCCCATATTTAATGACATCCGGGTGCAATGCAAGCAGGGACAGAAACTTGGTTCATATTACGTACATCTACAGATAGCGCACGTGTTTGTCTAGCTCGTTTCACACATGTGAATGAACTGAGTCCGATGCTGGTAGCGAGCTCGTAGATGACAGGCAAATGTGGAGTAATTTGAGAGAACGCTATTACGTTGGGGCTCGATGATGCAATGAGACGTGATGGGTGTCGAGTGTACTAACCATCAGGCTCTTGCATGTTCAAGAAGTCGTTGAAAGTGTATAGAGATGCACGTACCTAGGCACTAAACTTTCTAATGTTCAGGAGATGGCCAGTTGGTGATAGATACATGTGTAAATTTCCAAGACTCACACACGCCTCCTGTCCACGTGTACGGGAAACAGCGAATCGAGGGCCCTGTCTCACAATGGTGGCCAAAGTCAGAAGGGATGTGCAGGCCCCGATTCCCCGAGGCACGATACGTTTGCAGGTCTGAGGGGAAGATGACACGAGTGGGGAACGGTACAGCGAGTAAGGAGAGCGGGCGGTGTTTGAGGATAGCGGGCAACATGTGGCAAAGCTAAACGGTGTTGCGACATGGCACATAAAGGGCGAGGGAGGCTGCAGGCTGCATATGGGGACGCAGGTGTGCAGGCTGGAGTGAGGCTATTTCATATGCAGACCTGACGAGGTGCCCCAGGGCCGTGCATAAGATGAGACGGGCTTTTGGTGATTTGAGTGGTGGTTGGCCGGGACCCCTAACTAATGTGGGTTCGGGCGGTGAACAGCACGTTAGCGTGTTAATGTGACCAGAGAAAGTCGACAACCGCTGGCGTTCGCATCACCACACGAATGCACTTTCTCTCCGCAGGGGATGCATCGAGCACTGTGACTGCAGCGATAGCGAACGCTGACGACAAGACGCTGAGAAAGAAGCAGACgagcaagaagaagccaGCGGCCGCGCACCGACGTAGGGAGCTGGGCATATATCAAGACCCAGAGCCACAGGGAGCCCTTGGACCCTGACACCGCACCGCCATTTGGGGGGGAAGACAACAGAGAGGGACCACAACCGCCTGCCATGGCTCACATTTACGATATCGGCACCCGGGCATGGCAGCCCGACACCACTGAGGGCTGGGTTGCCTCGGAGGTGACAGACAAGCAGATTGCGGGGGATAAGGTGAAGCTGGTGTTTACGCTGGAGAATGGAGAGGTGCGTCCGCAACTCAACAACATGCCTGTGTCTTGTAGTCGAGGAATACTGACGCTCCAATGTGCAGACCAAGTCTGTGGAGACGACGGTAACAGCCATTCAGACTGGCGAGGACCCGAATCTCCCACCACTGATGAACCCGGCCATGCTCGAGGCCAGCGACGACCTTACGAATCTCTCGCATTTGAACGAGCCGGCTGGTACGGATCCATCCCCGGTACATGCGCGCGAACAAACACTAACATGTGTGCAGTGCTCCAGGCCATCAAACTCCGTTATCTCCAGAAGGAAATCTACACATACTCGGGTATTGTCCTGATTGCGACAAATCCCTTTGCGCGAGTCGACTCACTCTATGTGCCCGGCATGGTCCAGGTCTACGCTGGCAAGCAGAGATCCTATGGTGCCCCTCACCTGTTCGCCATTGCTGAGGAAGCTTTTGCGTAAGGTTTCCCAGTCACCACTTCCCATCATGAATAGCTGCTAACCCAACCCCCCACAGCGACATGATGCGAGACCAGAAGAACCAGACTATTGTCGTCTCCGGAGAGTCAGGAGCCGGAAAGACCGTCAGTGCCAAATACATCATGCGATACTTCGCCACGCGCGAGTCCCCAGACAACCCGGGAAAGCGAAGAGGCAAGGTCGACTCGATGAGCGAGACCGAAGAGCAGATTCTAGCCACCAACCCCATCATGGAAGCTTTTGGTAATGCCAAAACAACGCGAAACGACAACTCCTCCCGGTTTGGTAAATACATTGAGATCTTGTTCAACAAGCAGACGGATATCATTGGTGCGAAGATCAGGACATACTTGCTAGAACGGTCAAGACTGGTGTTCCAGCCGCTTAAGGAGCGCAACTACCATGTCTTCTACCAGCTCGTCGCGGGTGCTACAGACGAGGAGCGCGAAGAGCTGTCTCTCAAATCGGTTGAGGAGTTTAGCTACCTCAACCAGGGAAGCGCACCTATAATCGAGGGCATGGATGACGTGGCCGAGTTCAAGGCGACCAGACAGTCTTTGACAAAGATCGGTGTAGCGCCCGAAACCCAGTCTGGCATCTGGCGCCTGCTTGCCGCGCTGCTGCACATGGGAGACGTCAAGATCACGGCAACCAGGACAGATTCAAATCTCTCGCCCGATGAGCCTGCGCTCGTCAAGGCATGCCAGCTGCTCGGAATAGACGCCACTACCTTCGCTAAGTGGATCGTGAAGAAGCAACTCATTACTAGAGGAGAGAAGATCGTCTCAAATCTTACTCAACAACAAGCTATAGTAGTTCGAGATTCCGTTGCCAAGTTCATCTATTCGAGTCTGTTTGACTGGCTAGTCGAGCGCACCAACGAAAGTCTAGCCACCGAAGAGGTCCTTGCCAACGCCCATACATTTATCGGTGTCTTGGATATCTATGGTTTTGAGCATTTTGCCAAGAACTCTTTCGAGCAGTTCTGCATCAACTACGCCAACGAGAAACTGCAACAAGAGTTCAACGCCCACGTTTTCAAGCTAGAACAAGAAGAGTATATGCGCGAACAGATTGACTGGACTTTCATCGACTTTGCTGATAATCAGCCCTGTATCGACCTTATTGAAGGTAAACTGGGTATCTTGTCACTGCTAGACGAAGAGTCTAGGTTACCCATGGGTTCCGACGAGCAGTTTGTTACCAAGCTACACCACAACTATTCTGGAGACAAGCACAAGTTTTACAAGAAGCCTCGATTCGGAAAGTCTTCCTTCACTGTCTGTCATTATGCCATTGACGTCACATATGAGTCGGACGGATTCATCGAAAAGAACAGAGATACTGTACCTGACGAGCACATGGAAGTACTTAAGGCTTCAAGCAACAAGTTCTTGACCCAAGTCTTAGAAGTTGCAGCATCGATCCGCGAAAAGGAGACTGCAAACAACGCCTCCTCTAAGCCTGGTACTGCTATGTCTGCTGGACGAAGGATGGCTACCAACCGGAAACCTACACTTGGTGGTATCTTTAAGTCTTCTTTAATTGAGCTCATGCAGACGATAAACTCGACTGATGTCCACTATATCCGGTGCATCAAGCCTAACGAGGCCAAGGCCGCCTGGCAGTTCGATGGGCCTATGGTCCTGAGTCAATTGCGGGCCTGTGGTGTTCTTGAAACCGTCAGAATCAGTTGTGCTGGTTACCCCACCAGGTGGACTTACGAGGAATTTGCCCTGCGCTACTACATGTTGGTCAGGTCCAATGAGTGGACCCCAGAAATCCGGAACATGGCTACGGCGATTCTCAAGAAAGCACTGGGTACTGGCAAAAACGACGGTACCGACAAGTACCAAATGGGTCTGACTAAGATCTTCTTCCGAGCTGGTATGCTTGCTTTCCTAGAGAACCTACGTACTGCCAGGCTCAACGATGCGGCCGTCATGATCCAGAAGAACCTCCGAGCCAAGTACTACCGCCGCATCTACCTCGAAATGCGGGAAGCTGTGATCTTTGTGCAGTCGTTGGCTAGGGGCTACATGACCAGGGAGAAGACTGAGGAGGCGAGGCAAGTCAGAGCCGCGACTACCATCCAGCGAGTTTGGCGCGGCAGCAAGGATCGCAAACGCTTCCTCGTTATCCGCAACTCGCTCATCAAGTTTGAAGCCATCGCAAAGGGTTTCCTTCTGCGTAAGAATCTCTTGGACAAGAGACTTGGTGATGCTGCTCGTATGATCCAGCGGAACTGGCGCAAACAACGCTATATCCGCGCGTACAAGAAGGAAATCAACGACATCATCACTGTGCAGAAGCTCTGGAGGGGAAGGAAGGCCCGCCGAGAATACAAAGTTCTCCGTGCTGAATCCCGCGATCTCAAGAATATTTCATACAAGCTGGAAAACAAGGTCGTGGAGCTTACCCAGAATCTCGGTACGATGAGGGAGCAGAACAAGTCGCTCAAGTCGCAGGTGGAGAACTACGAGAACCAGATCAAATCGTACAAGGAACGCAGTCGAACGCTCGAAAACCGTCAGAAAGAGTTGCAAGCCGAGGCCAACCAGGCTGGTATCACCGCTGCCAAGCTCAGTCAAATGGAAGACGAGTACAAGAAACTGCAGACAAGCTACGAGGAGAGCAACGCAAAGATGCGGCATTTGCAAGAGGAAGAAAAGGAGCTCCGTGCCACGCTTAAGAGGACTACCGAGGACCTTGAGCAGTCAAAGAGGAAGAGCAACATCACTGAGACCGAGAAGGTGTCGCTCCGCCAGCAACTCGCCGAGTTGCAGGAGCAGGTTGAGATCATGAAGCGAGCTGGCCCTATCAGCGACCTCACCAATGGTCATGCTCCCAGCATAGCCCCCAGTAGCCTGATCAAGCTTGTCTCATCGAAGAAACCCAAGAGGCGCAGTGCCGGGCCGGATACTCGCGAGCTCAACCGCTTCAGCGAACAatacaacccacgaccagTCTCAATGGCTCCTGGCTCTACTATCCACCGACAAAACCTCTCTGGCTCAACCTTTGCTCAGCTTGATAATGTCGAGCTGGAGCTTGAGAACATCCTTGCCGAGGAGGATATGTTGAACGATGAGGTCACCCTCGGTCTTATCAAGAACCTGAAGATACCTTCTCCTACTACCACACCTCCCCCTACGGACAAAGAAGTCCTCTTCCCTGCCTACCTTATCAATCTTGTTACATCAGAGATGTGGAATAATGGCTTTGTTAAGGAATCTGAGCGTTTCCTTGCTAACGTCATGCAATCGATTCAACAAGAGGTGATGAATCACGACACAGAAGACGCAATCAACCCAGGCGCTTTCTGGCTCTCAAACGTCCACGAGATGCTGTCGTTTGTGTTCCTTGCTGAGGACTGGTACGAGCAACAAAAGACCGACAATTACGAGTACGACCGACTACTTGAGATTGTCAAGCATGATCTTGAGAGTCTCGAGTTCAACATCTATCACACATGGATGAAGGTGCTCAAGAAGAAGCTACACAAGATGATTATTCCTGCTATCATCGAATCGCAGTCGTTACCAGGCTTTGTCACCAACGAAAGCAACCGCTTCCTTGGCAAGTTGCTCCAGGGCAGCAACACCCCCGCCTACAGCATGGACAATCTGCTCACGCTGCTCAACAGCGTATACAAGGCTATGAAGGCATACTACCTTGAGGACTCGATCATCACACAGTGTGTCACCGAGTTGCTGAGGCTAGTCGGCGTCACCGCGTTCAATGACCTGCTCATGCGCCGTAACTTCCTTTCCTGGAAGCGAGGTCTCCAAATCAACTACAACATCACACGTATCGAAGAGTGGTGCAAGTCTCACGATATGCCTGAAGGCACACTCCAGCTTGAGCACCTCATGCAAGCCACCAAGCTGCTTCAGCTGAAGAAGGCTACATTGAACGACATTGAGATTATTCAGGACATCTGCTGGATGCTGAGTCCCAACCAGATCCAGAAGTTGCTCAATCAGTACCTCGTGGCTGATTATGAACAGCCGATCAACGGCGAGATCATGAAGGCTGTTGCGTCGCGTGTAACAGAGAAGAGCGACGTGTTGTTGCTTACAGCCGTTGACATGGAGGACAGTGGCCCGTACGAGATTGCGGAACCCCGAGTCATTACAGCATTGGAGACATACACGCCCTCATGTAAGTTTATATTCTCATCCATCCTCAGGTCACTCACACCACTTGCTAATTTGTCTTATAGGGCTACAAACACCTCGTCTCAAGCGCCTTGCAGAGATCGTCTCTCAACAAGCCATTGCGCAACAAGAGAAGCTCGAGTTTGACGACGAAGCACCCAACGGTCAGAGCAACGGTGATGCCATGAACGCACTGACTGGCGGCATGAACGGCGGAGGCATGAATGGCCACGGAACGATTGAGGAAGGTATTGAAGCATGAAGTTAGCATATATTTGTGAGCGAAATTTGGTATTAGACATGACCCGACACGAAGCACAATAAGGCCCGCAATGCTTTGTAGTTGTAGCTGTCTTTTGTCAGTCTAGGCTGGCTTCTGGGCGGCAAAACATGCAGCAGAAATTACGGGGGTCTTGGAGGATGGCGTATGATGATGATGTTGGGTGTTTAATGCTGGGGAAATGCAATtcttttttctttctctCAATGACTTGCTTCTCGTGGTTCTTAATTGTGATTGTAATCTGCATGTAATACAAGCTTGTTGAAGTGTTGAGAGACTGTTGGAGTATAGTTGGCAACATGCAAGGCGTGACCAGTGTACAAAGTTCGACAACTACGACAGCGACAGCGACGACGACCAAGTCCTGGCTGTGCTAGTCTCTTGAGAAGCCACCTGGTGTAGATCCCTGGACCTCCTTTCCAGGAGTGTAGAGAaaaggaagaagaagggctATTTGTTTAATAATTTCACATGTATTCAATTGCATTGATACGTGGAATGCTAGTAATAAAATTCACTATGGTGTTGAAACAATGTGTGCTTTTCCAATCCCTTTTTACTGCCCATGGCGCATTTGCAAGAAAGACCACCTTTGTCTTCTTCTCAGACGCCGTGTTGAAGTCTATTGCCCCTAATTTTCAGATCGCGAATATGCGGCAGAGACGCTAGCATATCCAAAACGGTATCATTCTCATGCTGTCGAATGAGCGCATTAGCAGCAGCAGTGTGAGAGCGAAAAGGTCTGTGCTTGCGTCTCACTTGTCCGCGATGCTGGATCTTGGTGGTGTCCGTCTAGTACAAGACTCTTGTACGGATACATGCTGATGGGCGGATTAGTATAGTCCTCATAATAGGAAAAGTCGGGGGAAGGGAGGGGGTAAAGAAGGAATCTTACAAGACAGTTCCTCGAGACTGGTGACGAGATCCCGAATTTCGCCTTCCTTGACTTCACTGATATCTGCCATGAGGTAGGCAATGTCGTTTCTAGAGTCGGACATTTGCTTCTCGATGTTATGGTGGAGGAGGATGCCGTTGACCTGTCTCAGTACACCAGGTACGTTCTTATGAATGTAGATGACACGCATGCAGTCGGGTTGGTCAAGTGTCAAGCTTCTCAGGTTAACTTCGGGCATGTTGACGGCCCCAAGTGTAGTTCCTTCATTGACATAGCGCACTAGTGCTGTGCTGACTTCGACACCGATTGCGCTCTGTGCTTCTTCGGTGCTGCCACCAATGTGAGGGGTTAGAATTATGTTCTTGAGTCCGATAAGGTCCTTGGTCCAGTTGTTGAGGTCGTTGGTGAAGTAATCGCCGTTGCCTGCGGGCTCGTTGGGGAACACGTCGATGGCGGCACCGGCAAGCTTGCCAGAGCGGCTAGCCTCGATCATGGCGGAGATATCCACGACGGTGCCGCGCGCGTTGTTGATGAGGTAGCTGCCATCCTTCATCTTTGCAAACTGCTCCTTGCCGATGAGGTTCTCGGTCTCGGCAGTCGCAGGAACGTGTAGAGAGACAAAGTCGGAATGAGCTAGGAGCTCATCTAGGGACTGTACTTGTCGGGCCGTACCCAGCCCCATGGTGGTGAGGACGTCGTAGTAGATGACAGCCATGCCCATGGACTCGGCCAGCACACTCAGTTGGCTGCCAATGTGCCCGTACCCGACTATACCCAGCGTCTTGCCGCGAATCTCACAGCAGCCCTTGCTGACCTTGTTCCAGGTGCCATTGTGAAGTTCCATGGAGCGGTCGGCCAGCTGGCGAGCAAGGGCGATGATCTCTGATATGACGAGTTCGGCGACGGAGCGCGAATTGCTAAAGGGCGAGTTGAAGACGGCGATACCCTTGCTTGCGGCAGTCTGGAGGTCGACCTGATTGGTTCCAATGCAGAAGCAACCGATAACATGGAGGTTCTTAGCCTCGTCCAAGACCTTCTTGGTGAGCTTCGTCTTTGACCGAATGCCAATGACATGTACATGGCGGATCTTCTCAATCAGCTGGTCCTCGCTCAGACTGGCTTTGATAGCCTCGACCTGGTAGCCCTGGCCGCGGAGGATGTCGACACCGGCTTCGTTTACATTTTCTAGGAGTAGGACCTTGATGTCCTTTGTATCGAAGGGCTTCAGCTGTTTCGCGACCTGTTGCGCGTGCGAGTTTGCGGGGAAGCTGCTGTTGCGGCCATCATAAGAGGCGCCAGGCGGTGGGTGGCGAAAGGTGCCGGGTGGGCTGTGAAAGGAGAGGTTCGGGCTCGTGCTAAGGTTGAGGCTGTTGGAGATGCTGCGTGCGAGGCTGCTGCCAGCGATGTCTTGTGCGGGAGTCATGGTGTGTGCGCGCCGAGGTTGTCGGAGGAGGGATGCGATAACTCAAACAGGGTCTACTATACGGGAGATAGTCACTACAGTGAGTTTCTTTGCCAAAACACGTCAAAGGCTCAGCAAATCACACAGAGTAATTGCAATCCAAGTCCAAGGAAGCTACGACGGCGTCATCGAGCAACAAGACTCCCAGGTCAGATGCCCCCCACTTTTTCTAATACTCGATGACTGGTAAGGTCATTTCTGCCCATAGTGACATGTGCACTTTAGTCAACCGGTGTCTGACGCGATGCTTCTCAAAAATTTCTCAAACCGCTGATGATGCCATTTCGCTCTAAGCCTAACCCCGCCACCCGGTCCTCCGCTTTCGGAAGTCTACATCGCTTGCTGAAGGCTAGTCGCAAATCCGTCCTTCGCAAGCCTGAAGAACACGTGTATAGAAATCACGAGCAGACACGTATATTTATGATGCGAAGATGCCCATTTATTCATTATCTATTCACTTGCTTGCATGTGCCAGAGAAAACCCGCTCAAAACACCTCAGAACCTATGTTCAGCGGCACCAAGTGTAGACCTGCCCAGACATTCTACAACTTCTGCTCGTTCATTGGCCATTGGTAGCCTGGAAATGTATTAGTCATGTTTTCGCGTGCCTTCCAGAGGTGAGGTCCTACCTGCTGCATCGCTGAACTTGTATCCGTACGAAGAAGTGAAGTCATCCAATACGGCAGGGCCGCGGGAGCCTACAGACTAGTTAGCTatcatctcatctcatcAATTTCGGACAACGAACCATATGGGTACTCCATAGGGATGATCTCCTTGTTGTCATCTAGGTAGTGCAGCAGAGGTGTAAAGATCCTCCAGCTAGCGTCGAGTTCGTCGTCACGGACAAAGTTGGAGTGGTCGCCCTTGAGCGCGTCAAGAATGAGCGATTCATATGCCTCAGGGATCTTGAGGTCAGAGAATCGCCGCCTGTAGGTAAGGTCGAGCTCTGTGACGACCGTTTGCATGCTAAGACCGGGCAGCTTGGAGTTCATCTTGATATAAACACTCTCGTTAGGCTGCACTCGGATCACGAGCTCGTTTCGTGGAATGTCCTTGAAAATTCCCGATGTGACATCCTTGAATTGAATGCGGACCTCGGTCTTCTGCTCGTTGAGAGCCTTGCCCGCCTTCATGATGAAGGGCACTCCGTCCCACCTCTCGTTCTTGATGTAGGCGACCATAGAGGCGAAAGTGGGGCATCGGGAATCCTTGGGCACTGTGTCGTCCTCCTTGTATCCTGGCTTCTGGCCGTCCAGCGACTTTCCATACTGTCCAATGATGACGTTCTTTGGCTCGATAGCGGCCATGCCACGGAGAACGCGGACCTTCTCATCGCGGATGTCTTCGGCGGAGAAGGAGATGGGTCGTTCCATGGCGAGCAGGGTAAGCACTTGCAGCAAATCTACACATGTCAGTTGCTTGTCTCTGTGCCATCATTCTGATACTTACGGTTCTGCATGACGTCACGGATGATGCCAAACTCGTCAAAGTAACCTCCTCGTCCTTCTGTTCCAAAAGGCTCCTTGAAGGTAATCTGTACTGATCAGCAATTGGGCTGTACATGGACATCATCTCTCATACCTGAACGTTGTCGATGTGGTTCCTGTTCCAGGTTGCGCCGAAGAATTCGTTACCGAATCGGAGAATGAGAATGTTCTTCACCATCTCCTTACCCAAGTAATGGTCAATTCGGTACAGCTCATCTTCGTTCCAATCTGGGGCCAATGCGCGCTGTAGTTCGCGCGAACTGGGCAGGTCCTTACCGAAGGGCTTCTCGACCTGTACGATTGCGGTTAGCGACAGTTGTTTAGCATGGTATATGCCAGGTTCTTACAATAACGCGAGCAATGCCGTTCTTCGGGTAGCAGTTGCGCTTGAGATGCTGGGAAACTGCGATAAAGACGCTGGGAGGAAGGGCCATGTAGAATATCCTGTTGGTCTCCTTGCGGCCCTTCTCAATCTCCTGCATGTGCTTCTCGAGCGCAATGAAGGAGTCGTCCTGGTCATACTGGCCGGAGACGTATGTGCAGAAGCCGCAGAACTCCTCCAGCTGCTTCTCTAGTTCCTTTGTGGGTGTCTTGATGTAAGACTTGACGCGCTTGAGGTACTCCTCGTGGTCCATCTTTGTACGCGCATAGCCGACGATGCGGATGTTTTTTGGGAGGAAGTTGTTCCGGTGCTGTATAATTGGTTAATGGATGTGGTGCGAAAGCGTCGTTGTGCGACTTACGAGACCGAAGAGTGCCGGGAACTGACAGCAAGTTAGTTGACAACTTCTCGTATAATTGATTGTTTACATAcggtcttcttctttgcCAAATCACCGGAGGCACCCAGAACAACGATGACGGTGTTGTCCTTGAGTTCCATGTTTCTGTTATGGCGCTTGAGTTAGCTATTGATTCACAATGCTTCCAGCTGTTGAGCGGGTACGCGTACTACCCCTCCACTGCAAACTGCCGGCTTATTGAGCGAGATATGGTAACGAAGAAATCGATGCAATTCGCAAAACGCTTCTTCGATTCTGCACTCATTCACCCACTCACTCACTTGGGGGCGATAGAGATTACATACCCGGCATTGACCTCCTCGTGTTGGGGCTGGATAACAGTGTCCGCCATTGTTGCTGATGTGGGGGGCGGTCGCAGCGTCAAAGCTCAATTGGGAATCGTGTAAAAGCAATGGAGATAAGGTTACACAAGAGGGCTCGAGTAGAGACAGAGGTTGTGGATAGAGCGTGGGTGTGATAAAAAGCTCCTATGTGGTGGGGTATCGGAGCTGGCTCTAGCGGTTTAGTTGACGTTGACGTAGTTGGCTCGCGTTTGCCGCTCGTACACCGGCGATAGGGGATTGGAGAGGATCTTTTACTCAGACACGCAGCGAGGTCTGGAGCCTTTAAAACAAGCTTTTAGCAAACAATTGGCCCATTCATCAAAATATCAGTAAGCGGCGCACGTCTTGCGAAACGTATCCGGCGCCACTACCAGTCAGGTGCTTCCAAGTCCGCCGGAGGGGACTTCTAGGCCGAGCAGTGTGACGGACAACGTTGAACCCCACCATGACCAAGCCTTTCCCTAGGAACAGATCCAGATCTGCTTGGCTGTGCACTCGGAAATGCCCAAACCTACGGAGCATAGTACTCTATCATCAACCCCCAAGACTTGAAAACCGTCTCACCACCGTCACAGCGCTTGGGCGAGCTGCAGCTGCATCCCACTCACGTAACGGCTTCCCCGCCGTGAAGCTCTCCGAGTCCGGCAAAATTGTGTATGAATATCGTTAGAGTAGAGATAACTAAGCATCGGCACGTTTCAGCATTTCATTTCGGGCTGTTGAATCTTCCCGCGGACAGTAAATGCAGGTAAGCTAGCAGCCTCGGTGGGGTAAGAATGTACTCTAGACAAGCTGCAGTTGAACTGGCCTAGTCATCTCGCGCCAATGGGCTGTTGACGCCTGTTGGCAGGGTAATGGGAGGCTGATTGTGCGCATGCAATTCTACCGCTGGCAATTTGGGCAGTCACATGACAAGAGTGATGCCTCTGGCCGGACCGATTGCAACCGGTCTCGCATTGTACGCACTCCGGTATGCGACGAATACGGTCGTGCTTGCATGTCATGTATGTGTTGTTGAGAATACACTGCCTTGAGTGGTATCATTGATTCTTAAGCAAGCTTCAACCTACGTCATTTGCATCACAGCGCCAGCGATCGCTCCTTCGATGCCCAAGTAACAGTATCTACGTCTCAATTCCGAACGCACCTGGTGACATAAGATACTTGACAGTGCTTGTAAGCACATAATAGGCGTGcctggcgactacagtggctttgTGCAATAGTATGTTAAGTATTTTGTATCACCCGGGTGAACGTGTTGCATGATTGGAAATAAGCGGGCAGTATGGATGTACCAGATGCTGTGCGGTGCGCTTTCAATAACATCATCATTGTCCCAACACCATCGCTCCTCGCTGGCCGCGGAATCCTTTGAGGTGTCTCAGGCTCTAGTGGCCTACTGGCAGGTTCCGCGGCCAGGAGTACCCGGGTATTATAGAATGCTTGACAAGTGTGAGCACACAATGgacgtgtctggcgactacagcGACCTTTTCACGTcgtatgtcaagtattttatgtcacccaggCACTCAGAGTTCTGAGGGCTGAATAGTACGCTACTGCCAAATCGGGC from Pyrenophora tritici-repentis strain M4 chromosome 1, whole genome shotgun sequence encodes the following:
- a CDS encoding glucose-6-phosphate 1-dehydrogenase, yielding MADTVIQPQHEEVNAGNMELKDNTVIVVLGASGDLAKKKTFPALFGLHRNNFLPKNIRIVGYARTKMDHEEYLKRVKSYIKTPTKELEKQLEEFCGFCTYVSGQYDQDDSFIALEKHMQEIEKGRKETNRIFYMALPPSVFIAVSQHLKRNCYPKNGIARVIVEKPFGKDLPSSRELQRALAPDWNEDELYRIDHYLGKEMVKNILILRFGNEFFGATWNRNHIDNVQITFKEPFGTEGRGGYFDEFGIIRDVMQNHLLQVLTLLAMERPISFSAEDIRDEKVRVLRGMAAIEPKNVIIGQYGKSLDGQKPGYKEDDTVPKDSRCPTFASMVAYIKNERWDGVPFIMKAGKALNEQKTEVRIQFKDVTSGIFKDIPRNELVIRVQPNESVYIKMNSKLPGLSMQTVVTELDLTYRRRFSDLKIPEAYESLILDALKGDHSNFVRDDELDASWRIFTPLLHYLDDNKEIIPMEYPYGSLSEIDEMR